From a single Nicotiana tomentosiformis chromosome 2, ASM39032v3, whole genome shotgun sequence genomic region:
- the LOC104092995 gene encoding cytochrome P450 85A1 has product MAFFLVFLAFFFGLCIFSTALLRWNQVKYNNKSLPPGTMGWPLFGETTEFLKLGPSFMKNQRARFGSFFKSHILGCPTIVSMDSELNRYILVNEAKGLVPGYPQSMLDILGKCNIAAVHGSAHKYMRGALLSLISPTMIRDQLLPKIDEFMRSHLTNWDNKVIDIQEKTNKMAFLSSLKQIAGIESTSLAQEFMPEFFKLVLGTLSLPINLPNTNYGRGLQARKIIVSLLRTLIEERRASKEIQHDMLGYLMNEEANRYKLTDDEMIDLIITILYSGYETVSTTSMMAVKYLHDHPKVLEELRKEHLAIREKKKPEDPIDYNDYKAMRFTRAVILETSRLATIVNGVLRKTTQDMEINGYIIPKGWRIYVYTRELNYDPRLYPDPFAFNPWRWLDKSLENKNSFLVFGGGTRQCPGKELGVAEISTFLHYFVTKYKWEEVGGDKLMKFPRVEAPNGLRIRVSTY; this is encoded by the exons ATGGCTTTCTTCTTAGTTTTTCTTGCTTTCTTTTTTGGGCTGTGCATTTTTAGTACTGCTTTATTGAGATGGAATCAGGTCAAATATAACAACAAAAGCTTGCCTCCTGGTACTATGGGTTGGCCACTTTTTGGTGAGACTACAGAATTTCTTAAGCTAGGCCCAAGCTTCATGAAAAACCAAAGAGCCAG ATTTGGGAGTTTTTTCAAATCACACATACTTGGGTGTCCAACAATAGTATCAATGGATTCAGAGTTAAATAGATACATATTGGTGAACGAGGCAAAAGGACTGGTCCCAGGATATCCACAGTCGATGTTAGACATATTAGGAAAATGCAATATTGCAGCTGTACATGGTTCTGCTCACAAGTACATGAGGGGTGCATTGTTATCTCTTATTAGCCCTACTATGATCAGAGACCAACTTTTGCCTAAAATTGATGAGTTTATGAGATCCCACTTGACCAATTGGGATAACAAAGTCATTGACATTCAAGAAAAAACCAATAAG ATGGCATTTCTTTCATCGTTGAAGCAAATTGCTGGGATTGAATCTACCTCTTTAGCTCAAGAATTCATGCCTGAATTCTTCAAGCTAGTTCTAGGGACTCTTTCACTTCCTATCAACCTTCCCAACACCAACTACGGTCGTGGATTGCAG GCAAGGAAAATTATTGTCAGCCTACTAAGGACACTAATAGAAGAGAGAAGAGCTTCAAAAGAAATCCAACACGATATGCTTGGTTACCTTATGAATGAAGAAGCAAATAGATACAAATTAACAGATGATGAGATGATTGATTTAATCATAACCATTTTGTACTCTGGATATGAAACTGTTTCCACTACTTCAATGATGGCTGTTAAATATCTTCATGATCATCCCAAAGTTCTTGAAGAACTAAGA AAAGAACACTTGGCAATTAGAGAAAAGAAAAAACCGGAGGATCCTATTGATTACAACGATTACAAGGCAATGCGGTTCACTCGAGCT GTGATCCTTGAAACCTCCAGATTAGCAACAATCGTAAATGGGGTTCTAAGGAAAACAACTCAAGACATGGAGATAAATG GATACATTATTCCTAAAGGATGGAGAATATACGTATACACGAGGGAGTTGAATTATGATCCAAGGCTTTATCCTGATCCTTTTGCATTCAATCCATGGAGATGGCTG GATAAGAGCCTGGAAAACAAAAATTCGTTCTTGGTATTTGGTGGAGGTACTAGACAATGTCCTGGGAAGGAACTTGGAGTAGCAGAAATTTCTACATTTCTTCATTACTTCGTTACAaaatacaaatgggaagaagtaGGAGGAGATAAACTGATGAAATTTCCAAGAGTTGAAGCACCAAATGGTCTACGGATTAGAGTTTCCACTTACTAA
- the LOC104092993 gene encoding tRNA (guanine(26)-N(2))-dimethyltransferase 1-like isoform X1, with the protein MGAENKTDEEKQNGDGTLFDLNDYTIIKEGDAEILMHAKNEVFYNKTQVNNRDMSIAVLRTFISQRKQEHEAMLARRRTKAGNKVPDAKAEIPDDSVQHNGESKDGSEVLEDTSHNESCSKPEEETKNLWGKGREELKPPRVLEALSASGLRALRYAREVEGISQVVALDNDKASVEACRRNIKFNGSVACSKVESHLADARVYMLTHPKEFDVVDLDPYGAPSVFLDSAVQSVADGGMLMCTATDMAVLCGGNGEVCHSKYGSYPLRGKYCHEMALRILLASIESHANRYKRYIVPVLSVQMDFYVRVFVRIYTSASDMKSTPLKLSYVYQCTGCDSFHLQPVGRTVSKNNSVRYLPGFGPAISQECSDCGKKFNMGGPIWSAPIHDQEWVAAILADVKSMKDRYPAYERISAVLTTVSEELPDIPLFLSLHNLCATLKCTSPSAVIFRSAVINAGYRISGTHVNPLGLKTDAPMDVIWDIMRCWIKNHPVKAQPSDQAGSVILAKEPVLQANFSRAVASLSKAQAKKVARFLPNPERHWGPKLRAGRQITSKHVSLLGPKALNGINNHENGDGSNHEDDEEPAAKRKKTEESDS; encoded by the exons ATGGGGGCTGAGAACAAAACTGATGAAGAGAAGCAGAACGGAGACGGCACATTATTTGATCTCAATGATTACACCATCATCAAAGAAGGAGATGCTGAGATTCTTATGCATGCTAAAAATGAAGTCTTTTACAACAAAACTCAG GTGAATAACAGAGATATGTCTATAGCTGTTTTGAGGACCTTTATATCACAACGAAAGCAGGAGCATGAAGCAATGTTGGCCAGGCGACGAACCAAGGCTGGAAATAAGGTACCTGATGCTAAAGCGGAAATCCCAGATGATTCAGTGCAGCATAATGGTGAATCCAAGGATGGATCTGAAGTCTTGGAAGACACATCCCATAATGAATCATGTAGCAAACCAGAGGAAGAGACTAAAAACCTATGGGGAAAAGGCCGAGAAGAACTAAAGCCTCCACGAGTTCTCGAG GCTCTCTCAGCTTCTGGGTTGAGGGCTTTAAGGTATGCGCGTGAAGTAGAAGGAATTAGTCAGGTTGTGGCCCTTGACAATGATAAAG CCTCTGTGGAAGCTTGCAGGAGAAACATAAAATTTAATGGTTCAGTAGCATGCTCTAAGGTGGAGTCTCACCTTGCTGATGCAAGAGTTTATATGCTTACCCACCCAAAAGAATTTGATGTG GTTGATCTCGATCCTTATGGAGCACCTTCTGTGTTCCTGGACTCTGCAGTTCAATCTGTTGCTGATGGAGGGATGTTAATGTGTACCGCTACTGATATGGCAGTGTTATGTGGAGGAAATGGAGAAGTTTGCCATTCCAA ATATGGCTCCTATCCTTTGAGAGGAAAATATTGCCATGAAATGGCTTTGCGCATCCTTCTTGCGTCTATTGAG AGCCATGCAAATCGATATAAAAGATATATAGTTCCGGTATTATCTGTTCAGATGGATTTCTATGTTCGTGTTTTTGTTCGTATATACAC TTCTGCAAGTGATATGAAAAGCACTCCTTTGAAGCTCTCATATGTCTATCAGTGCACTGGCTGTGACTCCTTCCATCTTCAGCCAGTTGGGAGGACTGTCTCAAAG AACAACAGTGTCAGATACCTCCCTGGATTTGGCCCTGCCATTTCTCAAGAGTGCAGTGATTGTGGTAAAAAATTCAACATGGGTGGACCCATCTGGTCTGCCCCCATCCATGATCAAGAATGGGTAGCTGCCATTCTCGCAGATGTGAAGTCAATGAAGGATCGCTATCCTGCTTATGAGCGAATCTCTGCTGTGTTGACAACTGTCTCGGAG GAATTACCTGATATTCCTCTGTTTCTGAGTCTGCACAATCTCTGTGCGACGCTGAAATGCACGTCTCCCTCAGCAGTAATATTTCGCTCTGCTGTGATCAATGCAGGATATCGCATATCAGGGACTCATGTGAATCCTTTGGGGTTGAAAACAGATGCTCCTATGGATGTCATTTGGGATATCATGCGTTGCTGG ATTAAAAATCATCCTGTGAAAGCTCAACCATCTGACCAAGCTGGAAGTGTGATTCTTGCTAAGGAACCTGTACTGCAG GCTAATTTTTCTCGGGCTGTTGCATCCCTTAGCAAGGCACAGGCGAAGAAGGTTGCTCGTTTCCTCCCTAATCCGGAAAGGCATTGGGGTCCAAAACTAAGGGCAGGCCGACAGATCACCAGCAAGCACGTGTCTCTTTTGGGTCCCAAAGCTTTGAATGGAATTAACAACCATGAGAATGGTGATGGTAGCAACCATGAGGATGATGAGGAGCCTGCAGCCAAGCGTAAGAAGACCGAAGAATCTGATTCATAA
- the LOC104092994 gene encoding probable UDP-arabinopyranose mutase 1 has translation MAATAPPLKDELDIVIPTIRNLDFLEMWRPFFEQYHLIIVQDGDPSKTIKVPDGFDYELYNRNDINKILGPRASCISFKDSACRCFGYMVSKKKYIYTIDDDCFVAKDPSGKDINALEQHIKNLLCPSTPYFFNTLYDPFRDGADFVRGYPFSLREGVPTAVSHGLWLNIPDYDAPTQLVKPLERNTRYVDMVLTIPKGTLFPMCGMNLAFDRDLIGPAMYFGLMGDGQPIGRYDDMWAGWCCKVICDHLGLGIKTGLPYIYHSKASNPFVNLKKEYNGIFWQEEIIPFFQNLNLSKESTTVQKCYVEMAKQVNEKLGKIDPYFVKLADAMVTWIEAWDELNPATKDSAKIPNGASK, from the exons ATGGCTGCAACTGCACCCCCACTGAAAGATGAGCTAGACATTGTGATTCCCACAATTAGAAACCTTGATTTTCTTGAAATGTGGAGGCCTTTTTTTGAGCAATACCATCTTATTATTGTCCAAGATGGTGACCCTTCTAAGACCATTAAGGTCCCTGATGGTTTTGATTATGAGCTCTATAATCGAAATGACATTAACAAGATCTTAGGTCCTAGGGCCTCTTGCATTTCATTCAAGGACTCTGCTTGTCGCTGCTTTGGTTACATGGTCTCCAAGAAGAAGTATATCTACACCATTGACGATGATTGCTTC GTTGCTAAGGACCCAAGTGGGAAAGACATCAACGCGCTGGAACAGCATATAAAGAACCTTCTTTGCCCATCAACTCCTTATTTCTTCAACACTCTGTATGATCCCTTCAGAGATGGCGCAGATTTTGTGCGTGGTTACCCTTTCAGCCTACGTGAGGGCGTGCCAACAGCAGTCTCACATGGCCTCTGGCTCAATATCCCTGATTATGATGCACCTACCCAACTTGTCAAGCCTCTCGAGAGGAACACTAG GTATGTTGATATGGTGTTGACCATCCCAAAGGGTACTCTCTTCCCAATGTGTGGTATGAATCTGGCATTTGATCGTGATCTTATTGGTCCAGCTATGTACTTTGGACTCATGGGAGATGGCCAGCCTATTGGACGCTACGATGATATGTGGGCTGGTTGGTGCTGCAAG GTTATATGTGATCACTTGGGATTGGGAATCAAGACTGGATTACCCTACATTTACCACAGCAAGGCTAGCAATCCATTTGTAAACTTGAAGAAAGAGTACAATGGGATATTCTGGCAAGAAGAAATCATTCCATTTTTCCAGAATTTGAACCTCTCCAAAGAATCTACTACTGTCCAGAAGTGCTATGTGGAAATGGCCAAACAGGTTAATGAAAAACTTGGCAAAATTGATCCTTATTTTGTGAAGCTTGCTGATGCTATGGTCACTTGGATTGAAGCTTGGGATGAACTCAATCCTGCTACTAAAGACTCTGCCAAGATTCCCAATGGCGCttccaaataa
- the LOC104092993 gene encoding tRNA (guanine(26)-N(2))-dimethyltransferase 1-like isoform X2 has translation MGAENKTDEEKQNGDGTLFDLNDYTIIKEGDAEILMHAKNEVFYNKTQVNNRDMSIAVLRTFISQRKQEHEAMLARRRTKAGNKVPDAKAEIPDDSVQHNGESKDGSEVLEDTSHNESCSKPEEETKNLWGKGREELKPPRVLEALSASGLRALRYAREVEGISQVVALDNDKASVEACRRNIKFNGSVACSKVESHLADARVYMLTHPKEFDVVDLDPYGAPSVFLDSAVQSVADGGMLMCTATDMAVLCGGNGEVCHSKYGSYPLRGKYCHEMALRILLASIESHANRYKRYIVPVLSVQMDFYVRVFVRIYTSASDMKSTPLKLSYVYQCTGCDSFHLQPVGRTVSKNNSVRYLPGFGPAISQECSDCGKKFNMGGPIWSAPIHDQEWVAAILADVKSMKDRYPAYERISAVLTTVSEELPDIPLFLSLHNLCATLKCTSPSAVIFRSAVINAGYRISGTHVNPLGLKTDAPMDVIWDIMRCWIKNHPVKAQPSDQAGSVILAKEPVLQANFSRAVASLSKAQAKKVARFLPNPERHWGPKLRAGRQITSKHVSLLGPKALNGINNHENGDGSNHEDDEEPAAKQ, from the exons ATGGGGGCTGAGAACAAAACTGATGAAGAGAAGCAGAACGGAGACGGCACATTATTTGATCTCAATGATTACACCATCATCAAAGAAGGAGATGCTGAGATTCTTATGCATGCTAAAAATGAAGTCTTTTACAACAAAACTCAG GTGAATAACAGAGATATGTCTATAGCTGTTTTGAGGACCTTTATATCACAACGAAAGCAGGAGCATGAAGCAATGTTGGCCAGGCGACGAACCAAGGCTGGAAATAAGGTACCTGATGCTAAAGCGGAAATCCCAGATGATTCAGTGCAGCATAATGGTGAATCCAAGGATGGATCTGAAGTCTTGGAAGACACATCCCATAATGAATCATGTAGCAAACCAGAGGAAGAGACTAAAAACCTATGGGGAAAAGGCCGAGAAGAACTAAAGCCTCCACGAGTTCTCGAG GCTCTCTCAGCTTCTGGGTTGAGGGCTTTAAGGTATGCGCGTGAAGTAGAAGGAATTAGTCAGGTTGTGGCCCTTGACAATGATAAAG CCTCTGTGGAAGCTTGCAGGAGAAACATAAAATTTAATGGTTCAGTAGCATGCTCTAAGGTGGAGTCTCACCTTGCTGATGCAAGAGTTTATATGCTTACCCACCCAAAAGAATTTGATGTG GTTGATCTCGATCCTTATGGAGCACCTTCTGTGTTCCTGGACTCTGCAGTTCAATCTGTTGCTGATGGAGGGATGTTAATGTGTACCGCTACTGATATGGCAGTGTTATGTGGAGGAAATGGAGAAGTTTGCCATTCCAA ATATGGCTCCTATCCTTTGAGAGGAAAATATTGCCATGAAATGGCTTTGCGCATCCTTCTTGCGTCTATTGAG AGCCATGCAAATCGATATAAAAGATATATAGTTCCGGTATTATCTGTTCAGATGGATTTCTATGTTCGTGTTTTTGTTCGTATATACAC TTCTGCAAGTGATATGAAAAGCACTCCTTTGAAGCTCTCATATGTCTATCAGTGCACTGGCTGTGACTCCTTCCATCTTCAGCCAGTTGGGAGGACTGTCTCAAAG AACAACAGTGTCAGATACCTCCCTGGATTTGGCCCTGCCATTTCTCAAGAGTGCAGTGATTGTGGTAAAAAATTCAACATGGGTGGACCCATCTGGTCTGCCCCCATCCATGATCAAGAATGGGTAGCTGCCATTCTCGCAGATGTGAAGTCAATGAAGGATCGCTATCCTGCTTATGAGCGAATCTCTGCTGTGTTGACAACTGTCTCGGAG GAATTACCTGATATTCCTCTGTTTCTGAGTCTGCACAATCTCTGTGCGACGCTGAAATGCACGTCTCCCTCAGCAGTAATATTTCGCTCTGCTGTGATCAATGCAGGATATCGCATATCAGGGACTCATGTGAATCCTTTGGGGTTGAAAACAGATGCTCCTATGGATGTCATTTGGGATATCATGCGTTGCTGG ATTAAAAATCATCCTGTGAAAGCTCAACCATCTGACCAAGCTGGAAGTGTGATTCTTGCTAAGGAACCTGTACTGCAG GCTAATTTTTCTCGGGCTGTTGCATCCCTTAGCAAGGCACAGGCGAAGAAGGTTGCTCGTTTCCTCCCTAATCCGGAAAGGCATTGGGGTCCAAAACTAAGGGCAGGCCGACAGATCACCAGCAAGCACGTGTCTCTTTTGGGTCCCAAAGCTTTGAATGGAATTAACAACCATGAGAATGGTGATGGTAGCAACCATGAGGATGATGAGGAGCCTGCAGCCAAGC AGTGA